The Megasphaera elsdenii DSM 20460 genome includes the window CACGGGCAGTGCTGATGATGCCGTCAAAGAATTGCTCAACGGAACGCTGAAATTCAATCCTGACGTAGCTTGCAGCCACCACGACCACCAGCATGACCATGGTGAACACCACTGTGGTACACATGGCTGCGGGGGTCATCAGTAACCTTTGTCTATTCCCCGAAAGGAGACGATTCCCTTGAAGAATATCACTGCTTTTTATCTCAATGGCTGCCCCTATTGCAAGGGCGCTAAAGAAGCCTTGGCTGAACTGATTGAAGAAAATCCGGCATACCGCCAGGTAGCCGTCGACTGGTACGAAGAATCGGAACATCCCGAAGTCGTACAAGGCCATTCTTACTACTATGTCCCGTCCATGTTCATCGGTACGGAAAAGCTCTATGAAGCCCAGCCGGGCCAGTCTTATGACGCCATCAAGGCTCATGTCAAAGCAGCTCTGGATGCGGCTTTGAAGGCTTAATCATTTCCTAAGACGGCATGAACGGCATCTCGGCAACGGCGGACGGCTTCATCCATAGTAGGCTCGTCGATGGTGAGGGGCGGATTGAAGTAAATGACGTCGCCAATGGGGCGCAGGACCAGACCCAGGTCCATGGCTTTTCGGAAAATGTGCCAGCCAATCCGTTTTTCCGGATCAAAGGCGCGTTTACTCTTTTTATCTTCTACTAATTCAATCGCATTGATCAGGCCGATGTGGCGGATTTCGCCGACATGGCTATGGCTGCCGAGAGCAGCGTCTAACTTTTCATGAAGGTAGATGCTCTTTTCGGCAGCTTTTTTTAAGATGTCATCGCGCTTCATGATGTGCAAGACGGCCAGAGCGGCTCGGCAGGCCAGGGGATTGCCGGCATAGGTATGGCTGTGGACGAAGGCTTTATGCGTCTTGAAATCGTCGTAGAAGGCCTGGTAGATGGCCTCGGTCGTAATCGTCAGGGACATGGGCAGGTAGCCGCCGGTCAGGCCTTTTGATGTACAGAGGATGTCCGGGCTGACGCCGGCGTGTTCGATGGCGAACATCTTGCCTGTCCGGCCGAAACCGGCGGCAACTTCGTCGTCGATGAGGAGGACGCCGTAGTCATCGCAGAGCCGGCGCAGGCGGCGCAGGTATTCCGGCGGGTAGATACGCA containing:
- a CDS encoding glutaredoxin family protein, producing the protein MKNITAFYLNGCPYCKGAKEALAELIEENPAYRQVAVDWYEESEHPEVVQGHSYYYVPSMFIGTEKLYEAQPGQSYDAIKAHVKAALDAALKA